The sequence below is a genomic window from Coffea arabica cultivar ET-39 chromosome 8e, Coffea Arabica ET-39 HiFi, whole genome shotgun sequence.
actagcccattctatgaattccgactagcgttggactagcggaaacgtacattcatccattccattcattcatggctatgaaagcaagtagacatgccaaaatactcgtaaacacatagcacatagcatttagcatgctcgactagatgcaagagcctaataaagcgattaaacacgtagtaacaaaaacaaacaagcaaggggaaggggaaatggaccagatgctcttcgagccctatctattacaagccaagaggtgtacacataccccataaaagcataaaggggaaggggaaatggaccagatgctctccgagccctatctattacaagccaagaggtgtacacataccccataaaacttaaataaaagcaaaagcaagtaaatgcatgcaaggaagtaaggaaagcggagtaggcatgcatattcacataacacgtaggagcacgtagggtcaaatgaaaggcaaatgaaggatagagtgtacctcccttgaagcgacgccctaacgtagtgaaattactaacttaccctccaaaataataaaaaggtcaaggtaccacttaaattatcaaataatcacacgaaacaaaaattaaatatgaaaaatgaaagttaaacactAAATTGAGTCAAGCAAAGTATTTACATAGACAAACCAACCACGTACAAAGCAATTAATGCAAGAGGGACTTAATTAGAAGGACTGAAGATTTCTGAAAGAGAGTCAAataaaaaataccaaaattgatGACTTAAGATAAGACCCATAAAAATCAAATGCAaataaaaataccaaaattgatGACTTAAGATAAGACCCAtaaaaatcaaatgcaaaaaatgtgattagaacacaaatccaaactaaaaaaaatctattaaaacttattgaacctcaaaatgcatcctaaaaCTCACTAAACGTCTTACCCAAAATTATGTCAGAAGCAATTAAGATTCTagaatgataaaattgattaaattattcaaACTAATTGGGCCATAGCAAGACAAAAGGGAACTTGGGGGTCTAgaatgcaatttttgaaagcttTCCATGCAAACTCATGCAAGTCAACGTTAGATGGTCTgcaacaagaaaacatttcTGCAATCAAGAAGATCAACGCAGCTTGCATTTTCACATGCCAATATCAGCTTTAACacccaaatttgatcaaaaccgTTCAATCAAAACATCTAGAAACCTTATCTTAGCAACATGCAACACAAAATCAATATCCAACAATGCCAAACGTAGAAAGAAAATCACTTAAATGCTTGGAGAGAAACTAAACAAAACAGCAAGCATTCAGTAACTTGATTGTTCACTTTTCAGCAAATACCCGAATAGGATTCGAATGTTTTAAACTCCCAACATGTAAACTCAAACTTTCCTAACCGAACATCCGAACTCTAAACTAAACAAACAAATGTTCAACATTTAAACATGCTAAAACTAGCAAGAGATCATGAAAGTGCTGAGAAAATTATTCACCAAGGGGCATGCAAATCTGGGAAAAGCAAGTAAGATCAACGACATTCACTTTTGTTGTTAACACAGCAATTTATTCACAAAACTCAACCTATTCAATGAGACCCTTATGCAAGATTCGAAAAGAGTTTCTGCACAACAAGCTTCGATGAATCATGAAGACTTTTAGCATCAAAGTCAGCTGCAATTTTCTGCTCACATGCTGACTCTcggcaaacaaagaaaaatgccAGACttcaaatcatttccaaacAAACATAGCTAGACACCCATTAACAACAGGACTCTTGGAAGACTTACATACAATGAACGAGGACAAGAAACTTATGCAACTGACTTCTAAGCTTCAACAAACGGAAAGTGAAAATTGCTGCATTTTGACTTCTAACTTTAAATTTCTGATTCAGCTACACAGCTTTGATATTCAAACCAGTAAAACGCAGAGAGAAATAATGCaaaatcaaggaaatattcatgCCAAGCAACGTAACATGCTTTTTAGATGCGGTGCAAACAGAAATGAAATACGTTcagcaagttttttttttttaaaaaaaacaaaaagaactgGAGCATGAGAAGAACTGATTCGGCAAGTTGAAACGCATTTTCCAGCAAGTGCTCAAACGTGATTCAAACATTTTAAGCTCAAACATGCCAATCCATCTTCACCCATCCAGACAGAAAACTTAACAGGACATCATGCAAATCTGCCGCACAAAGAGACCAAAGAAAAACTACAACCTGGATGGGAACATGCATTGCGGCAGAAAGAGgaactccccccccccccccctcaatCAAATCATACAGCCAATGCCCAAGATAGAaacaagaagagaagaaaacaaaGACAAGATAGGCAGTAATTAGCAAAGACGGGAAAAGCTACGGAGCAACTTAGTAAATCACAGCAAGAAGCGTGATAACTCATGCATCTTCTTAGCAGAAAACTGGTTTCCTATACTGCAGTCACAGGCTTTACTCAAGACCCAAAAGCTCAGCAAGACATCTAGCCATACTTCGTACCAGTCTAAAGGATCAAAGCATGAACGACAATACTTTCTCACACAAAAATTCAGATGCAAACCATATAAAGCTGAaaactttctttgttttctcgCTCATGTCAAACAGGTTTATGCGAAATCAGCCACACGGAACCTCCCGTATACTATCCCCAATCCTCTAATATTATAACTTCATAACATGGGTACGATAAGACCCGACAAATCACTCATCATCCAACTTTTATCAACAAATTGCCAGGTGCggtagaaaagaaaatgcagcaagaaCATAAAACTTGTACCAAGTTCATACCCTGTCATACGCGCCTAGCCACCATCCCAAAAACTTTCATCTAAGCACAGATTTTGGGGAAAGAACACAACTTGGAATGGAACTTTGAGGGAGTGAGTAGAGTTTCATATACCTATCAGCCAAAGAAACAGCTTTGAAGGTCGGCGGAAGTAGCTTCCTGCGAGTGAAGGCGCTTCAGTTCTCGAATCTCTTCCTTCTGGATCCTCCTTTTCCAGATTCCTCTCACTGCCTCCTTCCTTGCTGCTTTGTTTCTGGTCCCTTCCGGTCTCGTCACTCAGCCTTCTCTCTTTCGCTCTTTCATCAGCCCACAAACGCCACCAGAAACCATCCTCtgaccttttccttttgttagTTTTTGTTCGTTGATTCACTCTTCCCTCTTCCCCTTGCTCTACGCTCAACTATCTCAGCTTTCTTCCTGTTTATCTTTGCCCCTCACTCAGACCTCTCCAATTTTTAGCCGTGAACTCTCCTCTCATCCCCAAAACCCttgctcagttttttttttggcctgtCGATGCTCTCCAAAAAATCCCCCCCTTGCGGCTGatgttttctttctcttttatatggaactccaAGTTCCTTAAACCCTCCACTGAATGGTCAGGATGAAGGCCAGCCTCTGCCTTCATCCTGCCCCTCCATGGCACGCATGAAATGTCCTTGGCAAGCTGCAAAAAAAAGAATGCAGCCTGCCCGCCGcaaacgtttttttttttttttttttttaagaaaacaacttgaagattacagaaaatataaataataaaataacaataacaataataacaaaattacacaaatcaggtaataataataataacaaaacaaaaataattttaaacaaaagaaactaaacaaaaatggccattttttaaaaaaatccaatttttcatttttccatcgttttcttttcctcaaaataacttaataaaaaaaactaaagtgtccaaagattgaatttaaagaaataaacatatttttgtgaacaaattttcctttttcctttttcctctttttcctttttccctttttttattttttatgatttttcattttcatttttctttcaagaaagcattgaataaaaacaaaatgactaaaatgatttttcttttctttctaaaactctataaactaaaaaaaactaaaaactaaaatctaaaacttaaaagtgattaaaaacctgacatgacaaaataaaaactgaatagacaaactaaaagggcaaaatgaataaaactaaaataaaataacaactaaaaatgcgAAACACACAACAATGAATTAAATGCAAGcgataaaaatcatgaagtagatgccacatacaaattattcaaaatttggtgtctacacatagATTAGTACTAGAAGCAATATAAACAGAACTAAGAgatattttattcatttcaacATTCAATTTGAACATACCATCATATGCATAGCCTTTTCCAACAAATGCATTATTTTTTGTAATCACATATTGATCAGAATCTATAATTTGCTTGAATCCAGCTTTGTTGAGAAGATAGCTTGAAACCAAGTTCTTTCTGATTTGAGGAGTATAAAGAACATCTTTCAAAGTTAAAGTACGGCCAGAGGTGAATTTTAGATCCACATCACCGACACCTACCACCTTAGTGGTATGTGAGTCACCAAGTAGGACCATTTTACCTTCTTCAGCATGAGTGTAGCTTTTGAACCAATCTTTATCATGGCAAATGTGCCTAGAAGCACCTAAATCTGCCCACCACCCTTCATGATTCTCTAGCATGTTCACCTCAGTTATCATAGCCACTAAAGGCTCTTCAGCTACATGAGCTTGAGGTTTATCACCATGCTTTTTAGGTTGTCCACGTTTTCTAAAATAACAATCCTTGGCTTGGTGGCCAGGTTTTCCACATACAAAACATGGACCCCTAAGAGTTTTATTATTGGTTGAAGGGGTTTCTTCTTTCTAGGTCCTTTATATTGATAATGTGGTCTATtcttatttttcatattttttcctcTAGGTCTCAAGTATGCATTATTCTTAGAATTCTGACCTCTAGAGACATTATCAGTTGAAGTAATAAAATGTACCTTATTAGTGTCACCATTGCCATTTGTCTCCTCAGATTTATTTTGCTTCCTTGCCTCCTCTTCAATTCTAAGTCGAGCCATGAGATTGACTAGACTGATCTCCGACTGCTTGTGGCGTAGTCCCTTTTGAATATCCTTCCAAGAGTTTGGTAATTTGTCAATTATAGCGGCCACTTGCATTTGCTCATCCACCTTGATGCCTTCAGATTGAATTTCATGAACTATATTTTGTAGTTCATGTATTTGAACAAGGACAGATTTGTTTTCTGCCATTTGATACTTGAAGTAGCGGCTACAAGCGTATTTCTTGGCTCCAGCTTCTTCAGTATCCTATTTCTTTTGCAAAGCCTTCCAAATTTTGTTAACTGTGGAATAAGAAGTGGAATAGTAATCATAAAACTCATCAGATAAGCAATTAAGAAGATAGTTTTTGCAATCTTCTTCATCACTTCTccatttttgaacactttgtTCGTGCTTTTGCTTCTATTGCTCATCCATGTCATCAACGCAgattttggttggatttttggCCGTAAGTACCCAAGCTACCTTCATGAGTTTTAGGTAGAAAAGTACTTTTTTAGCCCATCTTTTGAAGTGTTCGCCATTGAACTTGAAAGGCTTGTTGAGATCTGTAGAGCTTCCGACGGATGTAGGGATAGTAGAGTTAGTGTTGCTCTCCATTTGAGTATCGTCTTAAAATTGTTGGAGGAGAGTACACGAACAATCTCTGATCTTCAAAAATAACTACCTTGGAATTGACAGCTACTAAGAAGTTCGGTAGGGCTGAGGCGCATAGAACGCTCTCTTTAAGACGATACACGCCCCTATGGTGCTTTTTAAACCGATGCAGAAGGTCTAGCGCGCCGCCTCCAGGATACAACAACCCAACTCTATAGTTGTTACATCTCTTTGATCTGCACAACCAAGAGAAGCAGAAGCTTCCCAATATCTTTCTTTGCCCAAAGAAAACAGAATGAAGGAGAAAGAAATGAATGTGAGGAGGATAGTATTTTAGAGTGGTTTTTTGTTGTGAGAAGAAGTGTGTCAAATCCTTTTGAGAACTCCACTATTTTTAGGCTACAAAATCTTaagtaaaagaaaaaccaaTGTGTAACAGTTTTTCATATTAAAAGGTAGTTAATTGGTAGGATTTGTAACCTAAAGAATTAATTCACATTTGAATGGGTTATACAGacttattcaaataatttttttgtaacTCCCACAATAATTCTTTTGTAACTCCCACAATAAtacatttgaccaaataattcttttgtaactcttattcaaaaaattaaCTCATAATTATAACTCCATTCAAAATGCAATGTAACTCCCATAATAATAATTCCCATAACTCACCAATGAATACTATTGTAACTCCTTGAAAAGATTTAGCcaaaaaattaagattttattaaaatacaccAACATGCAGGTGCGATATAATAGAATTTGAATACCAATGTATTAGAAAATTAGATTCAAATAAATATATGGTGGGCACACATAGCCATCCTCACCTAATACATATCAATAAAAGACTATTACTCCAATAATAGCAATTGATGATGCCAAGTCATGTACgtccaaatttcaaaatttattacTCATTGTAAGCTCCATTGCGATGACATACAAATGCACGTGGTTTGACAGTTACTTAATTGACGTGTTAATTCATGGCCTTTCACTCTTTTCTTTAATGGAGCCAGTTGCCAACCACAATAGCAATAGGCAATCGAAGTTAAAAAATCGCTGCTTTCATGCACCAGTCTATACCAATCCCTCCTGAGCCACTAGTATCATATTAGGCTTCGGGGGTGAATTTAATATGCCGAAACACAACCGAATCAGAAAGATAAGTAATCTATTTAAATTAGacttaattttatatatattgttagtatatacactatcacgatTGGATGAATAATTCATgagtaaattttgaatttgaaatttaaattttgtatatatgtcatatatatatatatatatatatacacatatatatatatttaatagtgatagtgtatacaccgatagtatatataagattaatccatTAAATTAACATGACCATCAGAATACTGTCAGCGAAGTTTAACATTAAGCACGAGATTACGAATGTCCTAGAAGTTTATTATAGATTCTAATAGTTTTGTCCTAAATTTAATGAGCCAAACAAGGACAAAATTAAGACATTATTGATTAACAAGCCATGAATGAGGAAACCTAATGCTTTGGCATCTATACTAGACATAAAAACAAGatctttaattcatttttgtaAGTCACGGTAGATACGTTTGGGGTGTATCTTATGAGTCATAAGGTGCAATTCATTAATATAGTGACATCAAGTACACGATAATTTGATTAGTACCAGGATGATAGATTAATATAGTGACATCAAGTGCACGATAATTTGGTTGGTACCAAGACGATCTATCGATATTTTGTGATGTTGCCTCTCTATCACTCTATTATATTTGTGTAAATGTTGAGTCAAGACACAAGGATAGTTATAATTAAAGAGAGCAATCAAGAACTTGTATTTATAGTATTTAAGCCCCAAAGTTACAGTGTCATAGATAGATTAAATGTGTTATCATACGTAAAAATAAAGTTTGGGTGATCATATTTATACACGTGATTATTTATGCTTTCATTTATTGGgcaaatatcttaaaattatatataaagaATATCATGTGTGATCATGTATGCCACACAAAAATACTTTAGAATAAAATATTAAGATAATTAAAATTTCCGAAGAGGTTAGGAAATTAGGATTTTAAGACATGTTGTCCAACACAAAAAATGCGACTAGCTTCGACATGCTTCCTCCATATACTTTCGGTATTCTTTTTGTTGTGGATgacaattatttaaaataaaagagaTATTGGCTGTAATTAAATTTGTAAGACAACCTAGCATTTGGTCTAAACTCCTATCAAATATTCAAAGGTCACCTCAAAGGACTCTTTTTCCACAAGGGTTAAAAGTATTAAACCCCTAAATAGTTGTACTTTGTTCCTTTCAATTCAATAATTAGACACTTTTCTCCCAACTTTATGCTTCAGGACAAAAATTCTCCTtctatattaatattattttatttatttttcttcttttttgtccttttctacttgtcccccttttttttttgtattttttaatcTTTCTCCCTTCTCTCATATGATCAACTACTTTCTTCTCTTTGCTATTATTATctatttattaattttaatcttcttaaacttattttttatttatttctagcTCTTTTACCTTTTCTTATTGGAAGTAACAATGATCATAAAGTCCATGCAATAACAAGGTATACGTTATCTATGCACATCGACTATTTTATATGTTACTTAAATAAATACATCTAGAGTttagaataaattaattttaataACAATTACAATAAATTTGGATCATAATAACATAATGGTTAATCAACTATACTacataaaaaagtaaataaaaaatattagctattttatttttttggacaTACTTTTAAATATTAAGTAATTTAAAATTCTAGTTTGCTAATCTCTTTTTAAATAGTCAAATTGCTAGTAAATAtacaattttttattatgacAGGCATATATCAATTTTTTACACCATATAGTTTGTCTTGAATCCTCTAACAATGCAAATACATAAAACAAGAATGAAATTATAAGTAAAAGATAATTACACTATTATAATAAGCATACAAATTTTAATACTAATAGGAAAGTGAAACAAAATACTAACACAAGAGAAgtgaaaaaaagtttaaaaagagaagaaagtagtggcaaagaaaaaaaaagaaaatgaataaataaataaaaaaatagtaaaaGCACTAATATTTTAAACTATCAAATAGGTGGACAAAATGTTTATTTAATGAGTTCAGAAGGCAAAACACAAATAAAGATCAAGTTGGGAAGGGTTTAGTACATTTAGCCCTTTCCTCAAGCTATCATACTTTCAGGAAACGACTTAAAATTCGTAGTCAAAGCACATTCATGAAATTCTTTGCAACATAATGCTGGTAATTTGGATCATCAAACTCCACAATAAGATTTGATTTTACATTCGGATCTCCTTCCCCCCTCAGTCATGCAAAAGAGAAGATACTTGTAGGGATCAAATGGCCCAAACTGCAGTGGGTGTTCATCATCAACTAATTCTTTGGGTACTTGAACTATCAAGTCCCTCACGAATGCAAATAGGCCAATAGAATACCTTTCTGCATTTCCAGACATCATAACCCGGTGGTGTGGAGCTTTAATCCTGCCATTAGTCCATGCCTGGCCAGTCCACCAACAACATTACAATCAAGAACCCTTGTACTGAACATTATATTACTAACTCGTATATATGACAAAATAGATTACACTACCCTTAAGAACATTTCAACTTCTCCTAACTTGATTaccttaaaactttgaaatattaACGGGTTGCATTTTACAAGCTATGGGTCTTCTGCTGCGCACTAATGTGTAACACCAATGTTGCATACCCTGATGCATTTACATATGCCCTTTCCGAGAGTTAAACTTAATTAGGGGTATAATTGTCATAATTTAATGAGAAAAAGTGTCAATATATTAGAGTCTATGACATAGACGTTACATTTACTGTGTAACATAAGACCTATTAGCTCATATTATAATAGATCGGATTAATGTAAGAATATTCGAAAACTACATCAATCTAGAATTTATAAAAATTCTTGCATtacaaaattttataaaaattcttACAAAATTCTAGATGGGGCATCCCTTACAAAAattctttatttacttttctccTACATGTGTAGAATTTAAAGAGGAACAGTGTGTGGCGTACCGTACATACATCCCCGGCGATgacaacaaaagaagtaggaAACAACGAATCAACAAGCTCCCAATCACCATTCTTAGTCTTGATCTCTAAACCATTTACATGTCCTTGATGAAGAATGGACATGAAGTTGGCATCTGTGTGAGGGATAAGACccatattcttttcattttctccgGGGCTGTGGTACTTGAACATCTTAAGAAGGTAGTACATGGATCCAAACAATAATTCACAATCTTTATCTACCCCATAAGTCTCTGAAACCATCTTCAACACCACTTGATTTAATTCAGCAACAAGCTTTGAGTACGACAGTGCAGTTTCACTGttgaatttgagaaatcatAAACTCAATAAGCACTAGCAATGAAAACGGAAAAAACATACTTCTCTTGTTGActaataacaacaaaaacaagcaattcAGTTATCCCGAAGATTACCTAAAATTGTTATTTCCACTTGGCCATATCACGTTGGTGAATTTCTGAACTCCTTCAAAAGTAGTGGCATTTTCAATACCAAAAGATTCAAAAAGAGGAACAGTAGGTTCTCCTCCAACATAACCATGGGCAGGTGAATCAGAAGTGTTAAGAACTTTGGTTTCAGTTGGAAGATTAAATAATTCCTCAGATGCATGTAAAATATCTTGGCGAAGTTCCAAAGGAACTTTATCATAAATAGCTATGAAACAGCCATACTCTTCCAAGGCACGTACAACTTCATCCCGCGTAGATACCCAAGAAGTGAAGCCTGAATTTGAGGTTTTCCCAGTGAAGTCGATAACTGGAAGCAGGTTGTTTTGTGTTATTGAGCCCATGAGTAACAATCGGTATCTGGTAGCTAGCCTTGCTTGGAATTTTGAAGTTTAAAAGGAAAACAGACTCTTTGCTTTATGCTTAATTTGCTCAAAACTAGTAGTAATATATGGTAACATTTTGCTCATGAATTAAAAGCATCTAACGGGCGGAAAAGGCCAGAAGGTACCTTAATATTAGTTAAATGATGGTAGCTAGTTATTGCCATCATCTTATATCCTTTGAAGGCCAGAAAAAGAAgtatagaaaacaaaaaatgtcGTCTTCGATCGCATAAGTGGTTTGCCTAAGAAACTTTTATTATTGATTGTTGAATAATTTTTATGGTGGGTGTCTTGGTAGGAAGATGGAGAGCATCTTGCAGCAATATACTCATGATTGACTAATGCTAAGTCCATTGGACATGTTAAGCTAATATTGATAAAATAAAACCGAGTACGTTGAATGCAATCAGCATTTTATTCATGAGCAATTATTGTTAGATAGAATGTCCattcaaagataaaattaaaaatcccaattatgtgtgtgaaacaAGGTGATTGATGAAGAAAACTTTGgcttattatcactttaccctctTAGCATTTGGTGCCACTTCAATTTTCACCttaatgttattttttattcattttaccCCTAAAATTAACGGTTAAACTTATGGAGTTTGTTAATTCAAGTGAAAAG
It includes:
- the LOC113704674 gene encoding deoxypodophyllotoxin synthase-like, encoding MGSITQNNLLPVIDFTGKTSNSGFTSWVSTRDEVVRALEEYGCFIAIYDKVPLELRQDILHASEELFNLPTETKVLNTSDSPAHGYVGGEPTVPLFESFGIENATTFEGVQKFTNVIWPSGNNNFSETALSYSKLVAELNQVVLKMVSETYGVDKDCELLFGSMYYLLKMFKYHSPGENEKNMGLIPHTDANFMSILHQGHVNGLEIKTKNGDWELVDSLFPTSFVVIAGDVCTAWTNGRIKAPHHRVMMSGNAERYSIGLFAFVRDLIVQVPKELVDDEHPLQFGPFDPYKYLLFCMTEGGRRSECKIKSYCGV